One Bacillota bacterium genomic region harbors:
- a CDS encoding ABC transporter permease, which yields MRIKALLGHREVGVAVALVVVYVVFMSMKKEFLSAGTLGDIVTVAAELGTVAVGVSFLMIAGEMDLSVGSNFALTGMLLAMFITRFSWNPYLAFVVVLACAAGIGALNGLVTLSARIPSFITTLGAMMFWRGVALYLTQGWPISVFADVPLLRWLGGAKVYHTFHISAVWWLIVGAVFWVTLQKTAYGNWVFATGGKRAAARALGVPDTRVKLVNFILAGVMAGLAGCLQLGRMGSMSPVWGQDLPLEAIAAAVVGGNSLTGGVGSILGAMLGAVTMASIRIGLVMVGAPAYWYMAFVGFIVVAAVALNVRLGEVISWHR from the coding sequence ATGCGCATAAAGGCGCTGCTGGGCCACCGCGAAGTTGGAGTGGCCGTGGCACTTGTTGTAGTATATGTCGTCTTTATGTCTATGAAGAAGGAGTTTCTCAGCGCGGGAACGCTCGGGGATATCGTCACCGTCGCAGCAGAGCTCGGCACCGTGGCCGTGGGAGTCAGCTTTCTGATGATAGCTGGGGAGATGGACCTCTCAGTTGGATCCAACTTTGCCCTCACGGGCATGCTCCTGGCTATGTTCATCACGCGCTTCTCCTGGAATCCATACCTCGCCTTCGTGGTCGTTCTCGCGTGCGCGGCTGGGATCGGCGCACTGAACGGCCTGGTGACCTTGAGCGCAAGGATCCCATCGTTCATAACGACCTTGGGCGCAATGATGTTCTGGAGAGGGGTGGCCCTCTATCTGACGCAGGGCTGGCCGATCAGCGTGTTTGCCGATGTACCGCTTCTGAGATGGCTCGGGGGAGCGAAGGTGTACCACACGTTCCACATCTCCGCCGTTTGGTGGCTCATAGTTGGCGCCGTGTTCTGGGTGACCCTGCAGAAAACGGCCTACGGGAACTGGGTGTTCGCTACCGGAGGTAAGAGGGCGGCCGCACGCGCGCTCGGCGTCCCGGACACCAGGGTCAAGCTGGTCAACTTCATCCTTGCAGGTGTGATGGCCGGCCTGGCTGGATGTCTTCAGCTGGGCAGGATGGGTTCGATGTCGCCGGTGTGGGGCCAGGACTTGCCGCTGGAAGCCATCGCAGCGGCAGTCGTCGGCGGCAACTCCCTGACCGGAGGCGTCGGCAGCATACTGGGGGCCATGCTCGGTGCGGTCACTATGGCGTCCATCAGGATCGGTCTCGTAATGGTGGGAGCGCCGGCGTACTGGTATATGGCGTTCGTCGGTTTCATCGTCGTGGCTGCCGTCGCGCTCAACGTGAGGTTGGGGGAGGTGATCTCGTGGCACCGGTGA
- a CDS encoding iron-containing alcohol dehydrogenase, translated as MENLKARARELLRGFKGDGYAFGLGVLDRVGEFASGFGNSALVVANRGDWFRHVVDAVVESLSKRGVRLAGDRIVPDAAPNAPREDVYRITTYVLQFRPDCLIAVGGGSTIDAVKAANVLASLGEYEPEIDPYFGTGQVSAVLAKSGKKLLPMVAVQSAASSGAHLTKYSNVTDPVAGQKKLIVDEAIVPSRAVFDYAVTKSMPKGMTLDGAFDAIAHCLEVFFGIGPQKYDLAREIAEVGIELAVANMERVIEDPKSDEVREALGLATDLGGYAIMVGGTNGAHLTSFSLVDIASHGRACAVMNPYYTVFFAPAVERQLRVVGDIYKRYGYITADLDRLSGRELGVATAEGMVNLSVRVGFPTTLSEIPGFTDEHIERAMTAAKDPQLDMKLKNMPVPLSASLVEEYMRPILLAAKTGDFSLIKNMK; from the coding sequence ATGGAAAACTTGAAGGCTCGAGCGAGGGAGCTTCTGAGGGGCTTCAAGGGTGATGGCTACGCCTTCGGCCTCGGAGTTCTCGACAGGGTCGGAGAATTCGCTTCTGGGTTCGGAAACAGCGCTCTTGTCGTGGCAAACCGCGGCGATTGGTTCAGGCACGTGGTTGACGCGGTGGTCGAATCGCTTTCCAAGAGGGGTGTGAGGCTCGCGGGCGACCGAATCGTCCCGGATGCGGCTCCCAACGCGCCAAGGGAAGACGTGTACCGCATCACTACATACGTGCTCCAGTTCAGGCCCGACTGCCTCATAGCTGTCGGGGGAGGCAGCACCATCGATGCTGTCAAGGCTGCGAACGTGCTCGCAAGCCTGGGCGAATATGAGCCGGAGATCGACCCGTACTTCGGCACGGGCCAGGTTAGTGCGGTGTTGGCCAAGTCGGGCAAGAAGCTTCTGCCGATGGTGGCGGTCCAGAGCGCGGCGAGCTCGGGGGCGCATCTAACGAAGTACTCCAACGTGACCGATCCTGTAGCCGGGCAGAAGAAGCTCATTGTGGACGAGGCCATAGTGCCATCGCGCGCTGTGTTCGATTATGCGGTTACGAAGAGCATGCCGAAAGGAATGACACTAGATGGCGCCTTTGACGCAATAGCGCACTGCCTTGAGGTGTTCTTCGGAATAGGCCCGCAGAAGTACGACCTTGCGAGAGAGATCGCAGAGGTCGGCATCGAGCTTGCCGTGGCCAACATGGAGAGAGTCATCGAAGACCCCAAGAGCGATGAGGTCCGTGAGGCGCTCGGGCTCGCCACAGACCTCGGCGGATACGCGATCATGGTCGGGGGAACGAACGGCGCCCACCTCACGAGCTTCTCGCTCGTGGACATCGCCAGCCACGGGCGGGCGTGCGCGGTGATGAACCCCTACTACACGGTGTTCTTCGCGCCAGCTGTGGAGAGGCAGCTGCGTGTGGTCGGCGACATCTACAAGCGTTATGGGTACATCACAGCCGACCTCGACCGGCTGAGCGGCCGCGAACTCGGGGTGGCGACCGCAGAGGGGATGGTCAACCTGAGCGTGAGGGTTGGCTTCCCGACGACGCTCTCGGAGATCCCGGGGTTCACCGATGAGCACATCGAGCGCGCCATGACTGCGGCAAAGGATCCTCAGCTCGACATGAAGCTGAAGAACATGCCCGTGCCGCTCTCCGCATCGCTCGTCGAGGAGTACATGAGGCCGATCCTTCTTGCCGCGAAAACGGGGGACTTTAGCCTGATCAAGAATATGAAGTAA
- a CDS encoding sugar ABC transporter ATP-binding protein translates to MRDSVAPNHAEQGTAPLMEGICLCKRFGKVTALERVDIAIRRGEVTGLVGDNGAGKSTLIKILTGVYRPDEGELRFEGQRVEFASPKDARRLGIETVYQDLALIENMSIARNFFLGAEPQRKVGILNLLDVRKMRLVTEEALRDIGIAVRSANDEVSVLSGGERQAIAIGRTMHFGGKLLILDEPTSALSVHETNKVLTYIDEVRKRGLAVIFITHNLYHVYPVADRIVVLEHGRKVGDFAKDEISVDELVQIVSYGAQRVARSARQQ, encoded by the coding sequence ATGCGAGATTCGGTTGCGCCGAACCATGCTGAGCAGGGCACGGCCCCGCTCATGGAAGGGATCTGCCTCTGCAAACGTTTCGGGAAGGTGACCGCTCTCGAAAGGGTCGACATCGCGATAAGACGAGGCGAGGTTACCGGCCTAGTTGGGGACAACGGAGCGGGCAAGTCCACGCTCATCAAGATCCTCACGGGAGTGTACCGCCCCGATGAAGGAGAACTGCGGTTCGAGGGCCAGAGGGTGGAGTTTGCGTCCCCCAAGGACGCTCGGAGGCTCGGTATCGAGACCGTGTATCAGGATCTCGCGCTCATCGAGAACATGAGCATCGCGAGGAACTTCTTCTTGGGCGCTGAGCCTCAGCGGAAAGTCGGAATTCTCAACTTGCTCGACGTGAGGAAGATGCGGCTCGTCACTGAGGAAGCCCTCAGAGACATCGGCATCGCGGTCAGGTCTGCAAACGACGAAGTTTCGGTCCTCTCGGGCGGCGAGCGTCAGGCGATAGCGATCGGCAGGACAATGCACTTCGGCGGCAAACTACTCATACTGGACGAACCGACGTCTGCGCTCTCAGTGCACGAGACCAACAAGGTGCTGACTTACATCGACGAAGTCCGCAAGCGCGGGCTCGCGGTGATATTCATCACGCACAACCTGTATCATGTGTATCCTGTGGCAGACAGGATAGTCGTTCTGGAGCACGGGAGGAAGGTCGGGGATTTCGCTAAAGACGAGATCTCCGTCGATGAGCTCGTCCAAATCGTCTCATATGGCGCGCAGCGAGTGGCAAGATCGGCAAGACAGCAGTAG
- the larA gene encoding nickel-dependent lactate racemase has product MPRFPMGFGTESVDVELPAETVCLSMSEPGPLGNPARAIREALETPIGSPSLAEVVRKKAEGKPRATAAIVISDNTRPVPYRGESGILAPVVDTLIGAGIEPGRITIIAATGTHRLLSGDELEKMIDPSVPARGVKIVCHDCRDRASLASLGTTSRGTHVLINKTYLESDVKILTGLVESHFMAGASGGRKSVCPGLIGEESTYIFHGPSFLSSPNARDLVLDGNPCHEESLEVAKMAGADFIVNVTLNSRFEITGVYAGDLEEAHLAAVRKLAEYVSIPIEREYDIVVTHAGFVGINHYQAAKAAVVAIPVLKSGGKLILGANDVDTDPVGSPTYRTVLHLLALHGPDAYVRLIMSPSWKFVPDQWQVQMWAKVFAKIPMENFTYCASHITPKDAAILPGRDGNLLLPPQRRYSRSLDDTARMVELAVAEAVAECKARGTAPTIAYL; this is encoded by the coding sequence ATGCCGAGGTTTCCAATGGGATTCGGGACGGAATCGGTGGACGTCGAGCTTCCAGCTGAGACGGTGTGCCTCTCCATGTCAGAGCCCGGGCCGCTCGGGAACCCGGCCCGGGCGATCCGGGAGGCTCTTGAGACGCCGATAGGCTCGCCGAGCCTCGCGGAGGTCGTGCGAAAGAAAGCGGAGGGCAAGCCGCGAGCGACCGCCGCCATAGTCATCTCGGACAACACCAGGCCAGTGCCGTACCGTGGCGAGTCGGGGATCCTCGCGCCTGTCGTGGATACCCTCATTGGTGCGGGGATTGAGCCGGGCCGGATCACGATAATAGCGGCCACGGGCACGCACAGGCTGCTCTCCGGGGACGAACTGGAGAAAATGATCGATCCATCTGTTCCCGCTCGCGGGGTCAAGATCGTGTGCCATGATTGCCGCGACCGCGCGAGCCTCGCGAGCCTGGGCACGACGTCGCGGGGGACCCACGTGCTCATCAACAAGACTTACCTGGAGTCGGACGTGAAGATCCTGACCGGGCTCGTGGAGAGCCACTTCATGGCCGGGGCGTCAGGAGGCCGCAAGTCTGTCTGCCCCGGACTCATCGGGGAGGAGAGCACATACATCTTCCACGGGCCGTCGTTCCTGTCGTCGCCGAATGCCCGGGATCTCGTTCTTGACGGGAACCCGTGTCACGAGGAGTCTCTTGAGGTAGCCAAGATGGCCGGGGCTGACTTCATAGTCAACGTGACTTTGAACAGCCGATTCGAGATCACCGGCGTGTACGCGGGGGACCTGGAGGAAGCCCACCTCGCAGCCGTGAGGAAGCTCGCCGAATACGTGAGCATCCCGATTGAGCGCGAGTACGATATCGTGGTGACTCATGCGGGGTTCGTGGGGATCAACCATTATCAGGCCGCGAAAGCCGCGGTTGTTGCCATACCTGTGTTGAAGTCCGGTGGAAAACTGATCTTGGGCGCCAATGACGTGGATACGGATCCGGTGGGAAGCCCGACATACAGGACGGTCCTGCACCTTCTTGCGCTGCACGGTCCGGACGCGTACGTGCGCCTAATCATGAGTCCTAGCTGGAAGTTCGTGCCCGACCAATGGCAGGTTCAGATGTGGGCGAAGGTCTTTGCGAAGATCCCGATGGAGAACTTCACCTACTGTGCCTCGCACATCACACCCAAAGACGCAGCCATCCTCCCTGGGAGGGACGGCAACCTGCTCTTGCCGCCTCAGAGGCGGTACTCGCGCTCTCTCGACGACACGGCGCGGATGGTCGAACTCGCCGTGGCTGAAGCTGTAGCTGAGTGCAAGGCAAGAGGCACTGCCCCGACGATCGCCTACCT